The following coding sequences are from one Microtus pennsylvanicus isolate mMicPen1 chromosome 1, mMicPen1.hap1, whole genome shotgun sequence window:
- the LOC142837440 gene encoding vomeronasal type-1 receptor 4-like: MASRDKAVGIFFLSQTILGILGNLALLCCLSLSNLSGNKARPINLIIKHLSWANILVLLSKGIPQTMSAFDRTYSLDNSLCKLVFYFHRVARGVSLGATSLLSVFQAITISPINSKWAQLKARVPRIIGPSMGLCWTLYLLINSFLITTVTNKNDKGNLTNFRQFLYCVVVKLSKQAHIACAIILASNDIICLGLMVWASVSMVLNLFQHKQSVKHIHRSLSTKSSPEKKATQRILILVSSFVVLYVASVTLMMYFSFQDGTDIWVVNANVAMSACFPALCPFLLIRHYTRDLHPCST; this comes from the coding sequence ATGGCATCCAGAGACAAGGCTGTGGGGATATTCTTTCTGTCCCAGACTATACTGGGCATTCTGGGGAACTTAGCTTTGCTTTGCTGTCTTAGTCTCTCTAACTTAAGCGGGAACAAGGCAAGGCCCATTAATCTGATTATCAAACACCTGAGCTGGGCTAACATCTTGGTGCTTCTCTCCAAAGGAATCCCTCAGACAATGTCTGCTTTTGATAGGACATATTCTTTAGACAACAGTTTGTGTAAACTTGTATTTTACTTTCATAGAGTTGCCAGGGGAGTATCTCTTGGTGCAACATCCCTGTTGAGTGTCTTTCAGGCCATCACCATCAGCCCCATCAATTCCAAGTGGGCACAGCTCAAGGCAAGAGTTCCCCGCATCATTGGTCCTTCCATGGGCTTGTGCTGGACCCTTTATCTTCTTATAAATAGCTTCCTTATCACGACAGTGACTAATAAGAATGATAAAGGAAATCTTACTAACTTTAGACAATTTCTGTACTGTGTAGTAGTAAAACTTTCCAAGCAAGCTCATATAGCATGTGCTATCATATTGGCCTCCAATGATATTATCTGTTTGGGACTCATGGTTTGGGCCAGTGTCTCTATGGTGTTGAACTTGTTCCAGCATAAACAGAGCGTCAAGCATATCCACAGATCCCTGTCTACTAAATCATCCCCTGAGAAGAAAGCCACACAAAGAATTCTTATCCTAGTGAGCAGTTTTGTGGTCCTTTATGTAGCCTCTGTGACCTTAATGATGTATTTTTCTTTCCAGGATGGAACAGATATATGGGTGGTCAATGCCAATGTGGCTATGAGTGCATGCTTCCCTGCACTCTGCCCCTTTCTGCTCATCAGAC